The DNA region TTTTTCATCCTTTAACTCTTTAATCTGATCTAATTTCATTATTACTTCAAATCAGATTTTTATAACACCATTTTACATCATTGTATAGTTTCGAAAGAAGTCTAGTATTTACCGCCTTATTTTCCTGATTTAAATCTTATTGAGGAAAAATAGTTTCAAGCTAAATCAAGAATAATGAAGTATCACTGTAACTTAGACCAGCTTTTCAAAAAGTATATAATATAACTGTTTTATAATGGTTTAGCTATATATGCTTCATGACGTATGCAAAATTTTTGCCAAATTGATTTCCACCCCTTATCATGACTAATGGATTCAAACTTAATTACTTTTGCAAAGTTTACGTGTTGTACAAACTTATCAGCAATAAATGTGGGTACTATCTTGTCTTTCATGCCAGATAAATGAAGCTGTGGTATGTACTTAACTTGTTCAGCATAGTCAATAGGATTAAGAGAATCTGTCATGTGAGGATTATTATGAAAATTATTAAATGCAATATGATCAAGATTACCAGCTATAGTTGTAATTGTCCTGACATTAGGGTTAATTGCTGCAACTAATACTGCTAGTCCTCCACCACCAGAGTAACCAATAATATCACATGGTTGATTATTACTAATTTTTACAATAGCCTCATTGATAGCATCGACAATTTCTTTGGCAAATCTTTTGTTAGTCCAGTATTCTTTTACGCAATTTTGCTGCAGTGATAGAGGAGTATATTGGCAAGGCCTGGCTATATAAACCACATTTGGTCGCGGATCAATAGTAGCAAGCTCTATTACCAACGGAAGTAATGGTGTCGGATTATTAGATATACTGTCATTATAATATATCAAGCCATCACCTTCAATATAAAACACAAAGTTTGTATTTGGGTTTGTGATTTTATGAAAAACTGTAAGTAAGAACTTATTAGTTTTTATTATATCATGTTTCATTTCTGTATTTTGAACAACTTTGTTTGCCCTATTTACACGAGCATTATAGCTTGTATTGATATAACTCGATAATAATAAACTTATAAGTAAGTTTATTAACACTAACTCTAGATTTTTTTTTCGTGCCACAAATACAGAATAATTCATAATTATTTTTATTAATGCTTATTACGTTTATTACTAATAACTAGTATACTCAAAAGTTCATTTGAAATATTCTATAAGCTAAAATGGTAGATCATCATCATCTAGTGATTGACTTAAATTTGACTGTGTTTTGTTTTGAACAGACAGCGTATCACTTGGTGTTTTAGTATGAAGAGATGATGCATCACTAGAAGATTTTGAATCAAGCAAAATTAAACTCGCATTATAATTTTGTAATATTATTTCAGTGGTATATTTTTCTTGTCCAGATGAATCTTGCCATTTTCTAGTTTGTAAACTACCTTCAATAAGCACTTTACTACCTTTTTTAACATAATTTTTGATAATATTGACTATGCCATCATTAAATACTACTATACGATGCCACTCTGTTTTCTCCTTCTTTTCATTGCTATGCTTATCACGCCATGTTTCTGTTGTTGCTAAGCTAAATGCTGCTATCTCTTTACCGTCATTTGTTTTTCTAATTTCTGGATCATGACCAAGATTTCCTATTAATGTTACTCTATTTAAGCTGCCAGCCATTACACTTTTCTCCAATAAATTTATGAAAACAACGTTTAATATAAGTTAAAATTTTATATTATGCTAATATTTTTTGTTATGTTTATTTTGAAACATGTTTTAGTAAGTATGATATACACTGATTTATATGAATCATGACTTACGAAAAACAAGCTTATAACGCCAGATTAGGATAAGTGGAAATATGAAATTTAGAGAATAAAAGGTATACAAAGAGAGAATGTTGAGTTATAAAAAAAATTTAAATAAACAAGGAATAACCCAACATGAAAAAATGTATTATAACAGTATACTATTTAATAGACAATTTTTGCAAGATATATCACGAGTTGGAGAGAAAGAGGTTAATACCAAGTAGAGTAATCAAAGGAACAGAGATGGGAAGTTGTCCTTAGCTGAGTTATTAACAATAGACCTCTTTCGAAACTGGTTAAAGTAGTTCAAAATTATTGCTGACAAATATCGAAATAGACGTAAAAGATTCGGTCTGTGCGTCAAGAAAAGGTGAATTAATCTTACTGGTGAAAGTCCAGTTATGGAAGGAGAAGCTAGATCCACCATATAGCGAGTCTTGTGCTGCTGAAGGTAACGACAGTAGTAAAGCGTAGACAGTGAAACATTCGAGCCGAAACCAAATGGTGAACGTGATAGCCCTGAAAGTGAGATGTAGTGGAAGCCGATATGTTCTAGCACATAGTAGGCAAAAGAAGATTGGAGGTCAAACTAGTAAAAATCCAAAAATTTTCAACCACCGGGGTCGCAGGCGTCAGCGAGTTTGTAAAGATTAATGACACAACTTGAGAAGTCCTTATAACTCTTACGTAATTAAGTAAGTATTCAAAGTACAAGTGATGAAACATAAGGCTTTGGAGATGGTGTAAGGATGGCTGAGTTAGCCATAGTAGTGATGAAACCTAGTAATGTGGGTGGAGCAAAGGGTTAGCAGAAAAGTAAGAATGCAAGAGGGAAACAATGGCTGTACACAGCATAGACAGAAATACATGGTTAACGAAACTTGAGCGTATAAAGTTGCTATCATCGAAAAATCAAGACATAAAGTTTAATAATCTAAATCAAGACATAAAGTTTAATAATCTTGGACATATCATTGATTTAAAGATGTTAGAAGAACAATATAAGGAACTCGATAGCAAGAAAGCGATAGGAATAGATGGTATAACCAAAGCTGATTATGGTAAGAAGTTGAAAGCAAATCTGCTCTCGCTTCTTACTAGAATTCGCAAATGGCAATATCAAGCTAAACCTGCACGAATAACAGAAATTCCAAAAGAAGATGGAGGCAAAAGACCTTTGATAATATCATGTTTTGAAGATAAGATAATCGAGTCTACAGTAAGCAAGATATTAAACTCTGTGTTTGAGCCAATATTCTTAAAGTATTCCTATGGATTTCGACCTAAATTAAATGCACACGATGCTTTAAGGAAGTTAAATAGACTTACGTATAACTTCAATAAAGGGGCTATAGTAGAGATTGATATAACAAAGTGTTTCAATACAATCAAGCATTGTGAGTTGATGGAATTTCTAAGAAAGAGAATATCTGACAAGAAATTTCTAAGACTAGTTATGAAACTGATTGAAACACCAATCATAGAAAATGGTACTATAGTTACTAACAAAGAAGGTTGTCGTCAAGGATCAATAGTTTCACCAATCCTGGCAAATGTCTTTCTGCATTATGTTATAGATAGCTGGTTTGCAAAAATCAGCAAAGAAAACTTAATGGGACAAACAGGAATGGTGAGGTACTGCGACGATATGGTATTTGTCTTTGAAAAGGAAACAGATGCGAAAAGGTTTTATGATGTTTTGCCTAAAAGGTTAAATAAGTATGGGCTAAATATCAATGAAGCTAAATCACAAATGATTAAATCTGGTAGAGACCATGCTGCAAATTTAGCCAAACAAGACAAGAAGATCGCAAGTTATAATTTTCTTGGATTTACTTGCTATTGGGGCAAATCAAGATTTGGCACAACATGGAGACTAAAATATACCTCAAGGAGAGATCGTTTTACTGAGAAACTGAAAGGACTGAGAAAATATTTGCGTGGTCAGCTAAATACGCAAGACAAAACGCAGGCATTATCACAAGTCATTAGAGTTATTAGGTGAATGGATCAACTATCATGGTATATCTGATAATAAAAGACGAGTAAGTTCATTTATCAACCAAAGTAAACGGGCAATATATAACTGGTTTAATAGAATGGGAGGAAAACGTAAGATGAATTGGAAAAGACTAACCGAGATACTTAAAAGAGTAAATTTTCCTAAAATTGGAAAGATTGTCTCAATGTTCTAGACAACAAATAAGGCATAATGCTTATCTTATTTTTGAGAGCCGGATGCGGTAATTCTGCAACTCCGGTTCTGAGGAGGGGCCTAATTAAGCAATTGGTTAGGTCTACTCACACAACAACAAGATGTAAAGGAGTTAGGCCATGCACATTCTGCATATTGGGATCAGCATCGTGATCAAGTAGAAGCTGTACAATATCTAGGTTGTTAATAAAAGAATTTGCTGTACAATGTAATGGAGTTTGATCAACATTGTCTTTTACATTTGTATTAGCGCCATTCTTTACTAAAAACTTGATAATTGCATTTATATCGTCATTTACACTGTGGTTATTAGTCTCATGCTGTGTTAAAATCCCGACAGAATCTGCAATATTTTTACCATTATAATTACCACCATCCGGAATAATAGACATATGCAAAGCTGTATGTAAAGCAGTGTGTCCACTATTATTTTTTGCATTGATGTCAGCTCCATTGTTCAGCAAAATCTTAGCAATAGGTATATTCTTATATTTTAAAGCAACAGATAAAGCGGTAATACCGTCTTTATATTTTGAATTGATAAGTGTACTATCATTATTAATAAGATGCTTCACTTTTTCAGTATCACCATCTTTAATAGCACGATGTAAAGCATATCTATATTTAGCCTTAGATTCAGACATCATTTTACTCCTGAAATTATACTATCACTATTGTAATATAATCTTCAGTACAGCTTTGCTTAGCAGCAAAGTATAGAACGATAAATAATTATTCATGAATTTTCAACCTTTTTGAACCTTCGCAATCTGTTAAATGATTATCATATAGCTTACAATATAACAAAAAAATAAATAAAGCACCATAATTTTTCTGAGTAGAATTTTGTATATCACTGCTATTAATCATTAATCTAACTTGCTATAAACTCAACTAATTTCAACAAAAACCCTTGAGCTGCAAAAGCATGCTCTAGAATGTGCTTATAATTTGATTTGATATAGCTATCTGCAAAGCTTGTTAAAGCCTTAATGAATATCTTTTTATTAACATTATCTTCATTTACAACTTCTAATTTACTAAACCATGTTTTATCAATAACTTTCTTATATTCGTAATGTTGAAGTATGTATTTTCGTACTTTGAACAATATAGAGTTAGAACCTAGCTCTTTACTAAGTTCTGAAAGGTAATCTTCATCACTTATTTGTTGCTGTAAAACTGTGGTTTTTTGATACTCCGTTGTGCTATTGGTAACTTGTTTTGATTCATCAAATGGTATAACTTGTAACTGCTCAATATCGTTGCCATGCACAGCTCATACCTCTTGTAGTATCTTGAATTTAATATGATCTGACAGTGAAATATTCTTAATCAACTTGATGTAATATTTGTTTTTAACTGCTGCTCCAAAATCACAAGATGTTAAAATTTGATAAGCAGTATCTGCTTCAAAAACTCCAGCTATTTTACGCTTCAACTGAGCCTTCATACTACGGTCTGTACCAGCTTCAATGTTTGCTATATACTGTTCTTTAAATCTTCCTACGTCATTAAATCGAAAATTTCCACTATTAGCCTGATCAGTAGTTAGTAATTCATTTGCTAACGCTTTTGCCATATAGTTTAGCACTGCTGTCTTATTTTCAAAATGACGTAGTAAATATTTATTTGATAACTTCAACAGTAATTGATTTATAAAGTATATGTTGAAGCTTCTACTAGACATACGTTGCAGTATAACTGCATCTTCTGGTGTTAGTGGATAAATAATCTGCTAGTCTTTTTCTTTTGAGCAAGCATTCATTCTTTTCAACCTCTAAATCCTTAGTAATAGCTGGAGTTGCTAACTCACTATTTTGCTCATAATCCTTGTTTGCTTGCTTTTCATTACTAAAATCACTAAGCTCATAGAAATTCAAATTCTGTTGTTGCTGTTGATCTTCTTTTTCATTTCCTACTAACTCAATTTCTATAAAATCATCAGATTCAGTATATTTAAACTTCAAATTTTGCTGTTGATCTTCATTTTTATTTTGATCATTCTCTACTAACTTATCTTCAGTAGATCTAGATCTATTATTATTTTTTTATTATTATTATATCTATATATGTAGCTGCAATTTTTTGCAGGTTCACCTGCAAATTCTTGCAAATTGATGTGAAAATTTTTTTGTTGTAGAAGGACAATTTTTTCTTCTTTTTTTCTTTTTCAGTGGAACGCTGAAAATTTTTTAGAAGTTTTATACAAAGAATATTACGTACCTTGAGATTGCCTTTAATTATTGTTCTATTTTCAACTTTAATAAAACCTGCATTTCTTAATTCAACCAAGCATTGCCTAACTCTGCGGTAACGAAGGTTTAACTCCTTTTCAAAAAAGTAATAACTTTCCTGTAATTCATCTATATCATTATTGTAATAGATCTGTAGTTTATATACTATCAATGATAGAAGCTGTTTAGATGTCTTGCTTAAAGCTTTAGCATTATCTCCAATCAGATCTTTCCATTCTGCTGGAACAAAATTTCCAATAAAACGATAAAAAACAGTTGCATTATTGCTACTGTTATTATTAGCAATTTTGCAATTATTGCTTGCCAAATTACGCAAATCTCGCACCATTTCAACCTCCAAAAATGTCAGGTATAGCAGGTGATTTAGGCAATTTTTGCTATCAAAAACCACGTTTTTATCCCGCGTAAATATAGCAATTTAGTAGCTATACTCAAAATTTAACACTCTGAAAGGCTTATAATAACTTAAGTAGTTTTAAATATTGAAAGGTATATATTACATCGATTCTACAAAGTTAGCAATTTGTCATAATAAACGTACCTCCAGCAATAGAGTTTTTAACAAAATTTCTAAAATTGGTAAAAATAGTTATGGCTGGTTCTTAGTCTTTAAGCTTCA from Orientia tsutsugamushi str. Boryong includes:
- a CDS encoding transposase, translating into MKGIYYIDSTKLAICHNKRTSSNRVFNKISKIGKNSYGWFLVFKLHLIIDLFRNWLT
- a CDS encoding DnaA N-terminal domain-containing protein; this encodes MHGNDIEQLQVIPFDESKQVTNSTTEYQKTTVLQQQISDEDYLSELSKELGSNSILFKVRKYILQHYEYKKVIDKTWFSKLEVVNEDNVNKKIFIKALTSFADSYIKSNYKHILEHAFAAQGFLLKLVEFIAS
- a CDS encoding reverse transcriptase domain-containing protein; its protein translation is MAVHSIDRNTWLTKLERIKLLSSKNQDIKFNNLNQDIKFNNLGHIIDLKMLEEQYKELDSKKAIGIDGITKADYGKKLKANLLSLLTRIRKWQYQAKPARITEIPKEDGGKRPLIISCFEDKIIESTVSKILNSVFEPIFLKYSYGFRPKLNAHDALRKLNRLTYNFNKGAIVEIDITKCFNTIKHCELMEFLRKRISDKKFLRLVMKLIETPIIENGTIVTNKEGCRQGSIVSPILANVFLHYVIDSWFAKISKENLMGQTGMVRYCDDMVFVFEKETDAKRFYDVLPKRLNKYGLNINEAKSQMIKSGRDHAANLAKQDKKIASYNFLGFTCYWGKSRFGTTWRLKYTSRRDRFTEKLKGLRKYLRGQLNTQDKTQALSQVIRVIR
- a CDS encoding ankyrin repeat domain-containing protein; its protein translation is MSESKAKYRYALHRAIKDGDTEKVKHLINNDSTLINSKYKDGITALSVALKYKNIPIAKILLNNGADINAKNNSGHTALHTALHMSIIPDGGNYNGKNIADSVGILTQHETNNHSVNDDINAIIKFLVKNGANTNVKDNVDQTPLHCTANSFINNLDIVQLLLDHDADPNMQNVHGLTPLHLVVV
- the ssb gene encoding single-stranded DNA-binding protein yields the protein MAGSLNRVTLIGNLGHDPEIRKTNDGKEIAAFSLATTETWRDKHSNEKKEKTEWHRIVVFNDGIVNIIKNYVKKGSKVLIEGSLQTRKWQDSSGQEKYTTEIILQNYNASLILLDSKSSSDASSLHTKTPSDTLSVQNKTQSNLSQSLDDDDLPF
- a CDS encoding alpha/beta fold hydrolase, which encodes MARKKNLELVLINLLISLLLSSYINTSYNARVNRANKVVQNTEMKHDIIKTNKFLLTVFHKITNPNTNFVFYIEGDGLIYYNDSISNNPTPLLPLVIELATIDPRPNVVYIARPCQYTPLSLQQNCVKEYWTNKRFAKEIVDAINEAIVKISNNQPCDIIGYSGGGGLAVLVAAINPNVRTITTIAGNLDHIAFNNFHNNPHMTDSLNPIDYAEQVKYIPQLHLSGMKDKIVPTFIADKFVQHVNFAKVIKFESISHDKGWKSIWQKFCIRHEAYIAKPL